A single Desulfobaculum xiamenense DNA region contains:
- the rpsP gene encoding 30S ribosomal protein S16, protein MALKLRLTRMGSKKRPFYRIIAVESTTRRDGRALDFLGHYNPMVKPAEIVVDSEKVQKWMERGATPSDTVRSLLKKAESASE, encoded by the coding sequence ATGGCTCTGAAACTGAGACTGACCCGCATGGGTTCCAAGAAGCGTCCCTTCTACAGGATTATCGCCGTCGAGAGCACCACGCGCCGTGATGGCCGTGCGCTTGATTTCCTGGGTCACTACAATCCCATGGTCAAGCCTGCTGAGATCGTCGTCGATTCCGAGAAGGTGCAGAAGTGGATGGAGCGCGGCGCCACGCCGTCCGACACCGTCCGTTCCCTGCTGAAAAAGGCCGAGTCTGCCAGCGAGTAG